A single region of the Arthrobacter sp. zg-Y20 genome encodes:
- a CDS encoding acylphosphatase, translating to MNQEQEQTRRLTAVVTGEVQGVGFRYRTMQQATRLGLTGVVSNNRDGSVLVIAEGSGPALDGLRAFLQGPEAPGAVTGVEERFSEATAEFREFRAQ from the coding sequence ATGAATCAGGAACAGGAACAGACCCGCCGGCTTACCGCCGTCGTCACCGGTGAGGTGCAGGGAGTGGGATTCCGCTACCGGACCATGCAGCAGGCCACGCGGCTTGGCCTCACGGGAGTGGTGTCCAATAACCGGGACGGCTCGGTACTGGTGATTGCCGAGGGCAGCGGCCCGGCCCTGGACGGACTGCGGGCATTCCTTCAGGGTCCCGAGGCGCCCGGGGCGGTAACCGGGGTGGAAGAACGGTTTTCCGAGGCCACCGCGGAATTCCGGGAGTTCCGGGCACAATAG
- the hutH gene encoding histidine ammonia-lyase, translating to MDIISRAAVELGAGPLSGGDIVAVARGGAEVALSPEALAAMASSRGVIESLAADEKPHYGVSTGFGALAVKQIPPEQRTQLQRSLIRSHAASSGAEVDREVIRALMLNRLSTLATGRTGVRPEVALAYAGLLNAGITPVVGEYGSLGCSGDLAPLSHCALALMGEGEVRTRDGRLVPAAAGLAEAGLEPVLLQEKEGLALINGTDGMLGMLTLAIADLHRLLAIADLAAAMSVEGLLGSDAVFAADLQALRPQSGQGESAANIRAVLAGSALIEEQKTGGFTRVQDAYSLRCAPQVHGAARSTLGHAESVAGAERASAIDNPVVTVDGRLESNGNFHGAPVAYVLDFLAIAVADVASMSERRTDRFLDRSRSHGLNAFLAHDPGVDSGHMIAQYTQAGIVSELKRLAVPASVDSIPSSAMQEDHVSMGWAAGLKLRRSLDGLTRVLAIELLTSARALDMRDGGLAAPRSAPAVTAVRSAIRAVVPGPGPDRYLAPEIEAVRVLVDDGSLLAAAEERIGAGLL from the coding sequence ATGGACATCATTTCCCGGGCGGCCGTTGAACTGGGGGCCGGTCCGCTGAGCGGCGGAGACATCGTGGCCGTGGCCCGCGGGGGCGCAGAGGTTGCCCTCTCCCCCGAGGCCCTGGCCGCGATGGCATCCTCACGCGGTGTGATTGAAAGCCTCGCCGCAGACGAGAAACCGCATTACGGGGTATCCACCGGTTTTGGCGCCCTGGCGGTCAAGCAGATCCCGCCGGAGCAGCGCACCCAGCTGCAGCGCTCCCTGATCCGCAGCCATGCGGCGTCGTCCGGTGCGGAAGTGGACCGCGAGGTCATCCGGGCCTTGATGCTCAACCGCCTCTCCACCTTGGCCACCGGCCGCACCGGCGTCCGCCCGGAGGTGGCGCTCGCCTATGCCGGTCTCCTGAATGCCGGGATCACCCCCGTGGTGGGTGAGTACGGCTCACTGGGATGCTCCGGCGACCTGGCGCCCCTGTCCCACTGCGCCCTGGCGCTGATGGGCGAGGGCGAGGTCCGCACCCGGGACGGCCGCCTGGTTCCCGCAGCCGCGGGTTTGGCCGAGGCCGGCCTGGAACCGGTCCTGCTGCAGGAAAAGGAAGGCCTGGCGCTGATCAACGGCACCGACGGCATGCTGGGGATGCTGACGCTGGCTATTGCGGACCTGCACCGGCTGCTGGCCATCGCGGACCTGGCGGCGGCAATGAGCGTTGAGGGGTTGCTGGGCAGCGATGCCGTGTTCGCTGCGGACCTCCAGGCGCTGCGGCCCCAGTCCGGACAGGGCGAGTCCGCCGCGAACATCCGGGCGGTCCTGGCCGGGTCGGCCCTGATCGAAGAACAGAAGACCGGCGGCTTCACCCGGGTGCAGGATGCCTACTCGCTGCGCTGCGCCCCGCAGGTGCACGGCGCGGCCCGGTCCACCCTGGGCCACGCCGAATCGGTGGCTGGCGCGGAGCGTGCCTCGGCCATCGACAACCCCGTGGTGACCGTGGACGGACGGCTGGAATCGAACGGCAACTTCCACGGCGCCCCGGTAGCCTATGTGCTGGATTTCCTGGCCATCGCCGTTGCGGACGTGGCGTCCATGAGCGAGCGGCGCACCGACCGTTTCCTGGACCGGTCCCGCAGCCATGGCCTCAACGCCTTCCTGGCCCATGATCCGGGAGTGGATTCCGGCCACATGATCGCCCAGTACACGCAGGCCGGCATCGTGTCCGAACTCAAGCGCCTGGCCGTGCCCGCTTCGGTTGACTCTATTCCTTCCTCCGCCATGCAGGAGGACCACGTGTCCATGGGCTGGGCGGCCGGCCTGAAGCTGCGCCGCTCCCTGGACGGACTGACCCGGGTGCTGGCCATCGAACTGCTGACCTCGGCCCGGGCCCTGGACATGCGCGACGGCGGTCTGGCCGCCCCTCGTTCGGCTCCTGCCGTTACGGCCGTGCGCTCTGCCATCCGTGCCGTGGTTCCGGGGCCGGGCCCGGACCGTTACCTGGCACCCGAGATTGAAGCGGTGCGGGTCCTGGTCGACGACGGCTCTTTGCTGGCCGCTGCGGAGGAACGGATCGGAGCCGGCCTGCTGTGA
- a CDS encoding IclR family transcriptional regulator, with protein sequence MSASYSRVQVPAAAQVLAILRYLGTQAGPVSAAAVARDLSLPRSTTYHLLAALAADGFAVHLPEERKYALGATAHELGTGYARQAPLQRIGRFPLRKLAAQCRATAHLAVLQGTDVIYVVEERAPRQPPLVTDAGVRLPAHRTASGRALLGQMTGAQLRALYPDPAAVRSSRAGGTGLPGLLAQMRERGYAWEENEVTEGFSSLAVPVLDRAGHAVASVTVTADNRDHAPAGRTDGETAEGTGGSLAVLAERHLPGLTRCAAEISRRLGGTARA encoded by the coding sequence ATGTCCGCCAGCTATTCGCGCGTCCAGGTTCCCGCTGCGGCCCAGGTCCTGGCCATCCTCCGTTATCTGGGTACCCAGGCCGGGCCGGTGAGTGCCGCCGCCGTCGCCCGGGACCTGTCCCTGCCGCGGTCCACCACGTACCACCTGCTCGCCGCCCTGGCCGCGGACGGTTTCGCCGTCCACCTGCCCGAGGAACGCAAGTACGCCCTGGGTGCCACCGCCCACGAGTTGGGGACCGGCTATGCCAGGCAGGCACCGCTGCAGCGTATCGGACGGTTTCCGCTGCGGAAACTGGCCGCGCAGTGCCGCGCTACAGCGCATCTGGCGGTGCTGCAGGGCACCGATGTGATCTATGTGGTCGAAGAACGGGCGCCCCGGCAGCCACCGCTCGTGACCGACGCCGGTGTGCGGCTTCCGGCCCACCGCACCGCCAGCGGCAGGGCGCTGCTGGGGCAGATGACCGGTGCCCAGCTCAGGGCGCTGTATCCGGATCCTGCGGCGGTGCGTTCCTCCCGCGCCGGTGGAACGGGCCTGCCCGGCCTGCTGGCACAGATGCGGGAGCGCGGTTATGCCTGGGAAGAGAACGAGGTTACGGAGGGATTCTCCTCCCTTGCCGTGCCGGTGCTGGACCGGGCCGGACACGCCGTTGCCAGCGTTACCGTGACCGCAGACAACCGGGACCACGCTCCGGCTGGCCGGACGGACGGGGAAACGGCGGAGGGAACCGGTGGCAGCCTGGCCGTTCTGGCCGAACGCCACCTGCCGGGCCTAACCCGCTGCGCTGCCGAAATTTCCCGGCGGCTGGGCGGCACCGCCAGGGCCTAG
- a CDS encoding urocanate hydratase, producing the protein MATTSDPARLIRAPRGTALTAKSWQTEAPLRMLMNNLDPEVAERPADLVVYGGTGRAARSWEAYDAIIRTLATLADDETMLVQSGKPVGVFRTHEWAPRVLIANSNLVGDWATWPEFRRLEAEGLMMYGQMTAGSWIYIGTQGILQGTYETFGAVARKLFKDENATLAGTLTLTGGCGGMGGAQPLAVTLNGGAVLIVDVDETRLRRRAGKRYLQEVETDLDTAVAKVMAAKAEKRALSVGLVGNAAEVFEELLRRQQAGEISVDIVTDQTSAHDPLSYLPAGMPVEHWAAEAAADPEGFTKKARESMARHVAAMVGFQDAGAEVFDYGNSIRDEARQGGYARAFEFPGFVPAYIRPLFCEGMGPFRWVALSGDPQDIAVTDAAMKELFPENTRLHRWLDAAAEHVEFEGLPARICWLGYGDRAKAGLLFNSLVAEGKVSAPIVIGRDHLDSGSVASPYRETEAMADGSDAVADWPLLNALLNTASGATWVSLHHGGGVGIGRSIHAGQVGVADGTELAARKLETLLTNDPGTGVIRHADAGYDQANRVAAERGIRIPMNE; encoded by the coding sequence ATGGCAACCACCTCCGATCCGGCCCGGCTGATCCGGGCACCGCGCGGCACCGCACTGACGGCCAAGAGCTGGCAGACCGAGGCGCCCCTGCGCATGCTGATGAACAACCTGGACCCCGAAGTGGCCGAACGGCCTGCAGACCTGGTGGTCTACGGCGGTACCGGCCGGGCAGCGCGCAGCTGGGAAGCCTATGACGCGATCATCCGCACCCTGGCCACGCTGGCGGATGACGAGACCATGCTGGTCCAGTCCGGCAAACCCGTAGGCGTGTTCCGCACCCACGAGTGGGCACCGCGGGTCCTGATCGCCAACTCCAACCTGGTGGGGGACTGGGCCACCTGGCCAGAGTTCCGCCGGCTGGAGGCTGAGGGGCTGATGATGTACGGGCAGATGACTGCCGGATCCTGGATCTACATCGGCACCCAGGGCATCCTGCAGGGCACCTACGAGACCTTCGGCGCCGTCGCCCGCAAACTGTTCAAGGATGAAAACGCCACCCTGGCCGGCACCCTGACCCTGACCGGCGGCTGCGGCGGCATGGGCGGTGCCCAGCCGCTGGCAGTGACCCTGAACGGGGGAGCGGTGCTGATTGTCGACGTCGACGAAACCCGCCTCCGCCGCCGGGCCGGCAAGCGGTACCTGCAGGAGGTGGAGACGGACCTGGACACCGCCGTCGCCAAGGTGATGGCAGCCAAGGCGGAGAAGCGGGCGCTGTCCGTGGGGCTGGTGGGAAACGCCGCGGAAGTCTTCGAAGAACTGCTGCGCCGGCAGCAGGCCGGGGAGATCAGCGTGGACATCGTCACGGACCAGACCTCCGCACACGATCCGCTGAGCTACCTGCCGGCCGGAATGCCAGTGGAACACTGGGCCGCGGAGGCTGCTGCGGACCCCGAGGGCTTCACCAAGAAGGCCCGCGAATCCATGGCCCGCCATGTTGCTGCCATGGTCGGTTTCCAAGACGCCGGTGCCGAGGTGTTCGACTACGGCAACTCCATCCGCGACGAGGCACGCCAGGGCGGTTATGCCCGTGCGTTTGAGTTTCCGGGCTTCGTTCCCGCCTACATCCGCCCGCTCTTCTGCGAGGGGATGGGACCGTTCCGCTGGGTGGCGCTCTCCGGTGATCCGCAGGACATTGCGGTCACGGACGCGGCCATGAAGGAGCTCTTCCCGGAGAACACCCGCCTGCACCGCTGGCTCGACGCCGCCGCGGAGCACGTCGAGTTCGAAGGGCTGCCCGCCCGCATCTGCTGGCTGGGCTACGGGGACCGGGCCAAGGCCGGATTGCTGTTCAACTCCCTGGTCGCCGAAGGCAAGGTCAGCGCCCCGATCGTCATTGGCCGCGACCACCTGGATTCCGGTTCGGTTGCGTCCCCATACCGGGAGACCGAGGCCATGGCGGACGGGTCAGACGCCGTCGCGGACTGGCCCCTGCTCAACGCCCTGCTCAACACGGCCTCCGGGGCCACCTGGGTGTCACTGCACCACGGCGGCGGCGTGGGCATCGGCCGGTCCATCCACGCCGGCCAGGTGGGCGTGGCCGACGGCACCGAGTTGGCCGCCCGGAAGCTGGAAACGCTGCTGACCAATGATCCGGGTACCGGGGTGATCCGCCACGCCGACGCCGGGTACGACCAGGCGAACCGGGTTGCCGCGGAGCGCGGTATCCGGATCCCCATGAACGAATAG
- a CDS encoding allantoate amidohydrolase: protein MRDRYTDKIIPSVISLLGSIQDVGRDPRRGGYSRPVFSTAELDLRGWFAVEAERRGLPVETDRNGILWAWWGQPQEGALVTGSHLDSVPGGGAFDGPLGVASALAAVDILRSRGVEPRRSLAIAVFPEEEGSRFGVACLGSRLLTGAIDPDKARNLRDADGTTFAEAARANGLDPELLGRDGQALARIGDFVELHVEQGRGLGDGGPGVAVGGSVLGHGRWRMSITGQGNHAGTTAMADRADPMVAAAQIILAVQQAASGVEGARATVGRIEPVPGGTNVIASRVDLWLDARHPQDAAALDLVDTIHGKAQKIAAFEGCTVSLSRESWTGTTDFDAELRRSLELSLPGAPVLPTGAGHDAGILAGHVPAGMLFVRNPTGISHSPEEYVEEADADAGAAALADVLQDLL from the coding sequence ATGAGGGATAGGTACACGGACAAGATCATCCCCAGCGTCATTTCCCTGCTTGGATCCATCCAGGACGTTGGGCGGGACCCCCGCCGTGGCGGCTACTCGCGCCCCGTGTTTTCCACCGCGGAGCTGGACCTGCGCGGGTGGTTTGCCGTGGAGGCGGAACGGCGCGGCCTGCCGGTGGAAACCGACCGCAACGGGATCCTCTGGGCCTGGTGGGGGCAACCGCAGGAAGGCGCCCTGGTTACCGGCAGCCACCTGGATTCCGTGCCCGGTGGCGGAGCCTTCGACGGACCACTGGGAGTGGCCTCGGCGCTCGCCGCCGTCGACATCCTGCGCAGCCGCGGCGTCGAGCCCCGCCGGTCCCTGGCCATTGCCGTGTTCCCGGAAGAGGAAGGGTCCCGCTTCGGTGTGGCCTGCCTGGGTTCGCGCCTGCTCACCGGCGCGATCGACCCCGACAAGGCACGGAACCTGCGCGACGCAGACGGCACCACATTCGCCGAAGCAGCCCGCGCCAACGGGCTGGACCCGGAGCTGCTGGGCAGGGACGGGCAGGCCCTTGCCCGCATCGGGGACTTTGTGGAACTGCACGTGGAGCAGGGCAGGGGGCTGGGCGACGGCGGTCCGGGAGTCGCCGTCGGCGGGTCCGTCCTGGGCCACGGCCGCTGGCGGATGAGCATAACCGGGCAGGGCAACCACGCCGGAACCACTGCGATGGCGGACCGCGCAGATCCCATGGTGGCCGCCGCGCAGATCATCCTCGCGGTGCAGCAGGCCGCGTCCGGCGTGGAAGGCGCCCGGGCCACGGTGGGACGGATCGAACCCGTGCCCGGCGGCACCAACGTCATCGCCTCCCGGGTGGATCTGTGGCTGGACGCCCGGCACCCGCAGGACGCCGCCGCGCTGGACCTGGTGGATACCATCCACGGCAAGGCGCAGAAGATCGCCGCGTTCGAGGGCTGCACCGTTTCCCTGTCCCGGGAATCCTGGACCGGGACCACGGACTTCGACGCCGAACTGCGGCGCAGCCTGGAGCTGTCGCTGCCGGGGGCGCCCGTGCTGCCCACCGGCGCCGGGCACGACGCCGGGATCCTTGCCGGGCACGTGCCCGCCGGCATGCTGTTTGTCCGCAATCCCACCGGGATCAGCCACTCGCCGGAGGAGTACGTGGAGGAGGCCGACGCCGACGCCGGAGCGGCGGCCCTGGCGGATGTGCTGCAGGACCTGCTGTGA
- a CDS encoding formimidoylglutamate deiminase, which produces MSAPDRQASFWCEQGWINGGVVGGVRLEVDALGTVTRSETGVPARAGDCRLAGVTFPAASNAHSHAFHRILRGRTHDAGTGSFWTWREQMYEAAATLTPDLYGQLATAVFTEMVVTGWTSVAEFHYVHHRPDGSPYGQAHAMERALARAAVAAGIRLTLLDTCYLAGGFGAPLTRGQLRFGDRDGAAWLQRLASLREAFAEEFDPAQVSVAAALHSVRGVPEEELELISRNLPADLPLHIHLSEQPAENEACVEATGLTPALLLAKHGLVTRRLSAVHATHLGAEDITVLGNAGATVVLCPTTEADLADGIGPAAQLRDAGARIALGTDQHAVVDPWLEMRALEHGERLRSGKRGRFAPADLHTAASRAGAEAQGRPAPGLAVGQTCDLMSVDPGTIRTAGSEAGQLALTATAADVHTVVVGGRILARNGLHTRLGDPAVLLSAAVAAVDSSRHRTPPAATTKDS; this is translated from the coding sequence GTGAGTGCGCCGGACCGGCAGGCGTCCTTCTGGTGCGAGCAGGGCTGGATCAACGGGGGCGTTGTTGGCGGTGTCCGGCTGGAGGTCGATGCCTTGGGAACAGTGACACGTTCCGAAACCGGCGTCCCGGCCCGCGCGGGTGACTGCCGGCTGGCCGGAGTGACGTTCCCGGCGGCGTCGAATGCCCACTCCCATGCCTTCCACCGGATCCTGCGCGGCCGCACGCACGACGCCGGCACGGGCAGCTTCTGGACCTGGCGCGAGCAGATGTACGAGGCCGCCGCCACACTGACCCCGGACCTGTACGGGCAGCTTGCTACGGCGGTGTTCACGGAAATGGTGGTCACCGGCTGGACCTCGGTGGCCGAGTTCCACTATGTCCACCACCGGCCGGACGGCAGCCCCTACGGGCAGGCGCATGCCATGGAGCGTGCCCTGGCACGGGCAGCCGTCGCCGCAGGCATCCGGCTGACGCTTCTGGATACCTGTTATCTGGCCGGCGGGTTCGGCGCGCCGCTCACCCGGGGCCAGCTGCGGTTCGGTGACCGCGACGGCGCCGCCTGGCTGCAGCGGCTGGCCTCCCTCCGGGAAGCGTTCGCGGAAGAATTCGATCCCGCACAGGTCAGCGTTGCCGCTGCGCTGCACTCCGTGCGCGGTGTTCCGGAGGAGGAACTGGAACTGATCTCCCGGAACCTTCCCGCGGACCTGCCGCTGCACATCCACCTCTCCGAACAGCCAGCCGAGAACGAAGCCTGTGTAGAAGCCACCGGACTCACCCCGGCACTGCTGCTGGCCAAGCACGGACTGGTGACCCGGCGGCTATCGGCGGTTCATGCCACCCATCTGGGTGCCGAAGACATCACGGTCCTCGGCAATGCCGGCGCAACTGTGGTTCTGTGTCCCACTACGGAGGCGGACCTGGCTGACGGGATCGGCCCCGCGGCACAGCTGCGCGATGCGGGTGCCCGGATCGCGCTGGGCACCGACCAGCACGCCGTCGTGGATCCCTGGCTGGAGATGCGGGCGCTGGAACACGGGGAACGCCTCCGCTCCGGGAAACGCGGCCGCTTTGCCCCGGCGGATTTGCACACTGCCGCTTCCCGTGCCGGAGCAGAAGCGCAGGGACGGCCGGCGCCCGGGCTGGCCGTCGGACAAACCTGTGATCTGATGTCAGTGGATCCAGGAACCATCCGTACCGCCGGTTCGGAGGCGGGCCAGCTGGCACTTACCGCTACGGCCGCGGATGTGCACACCGTCGTCGTCGGCGGCCGCATCCTGGCCCGGAACGGGCTGCACACCCGCCTGGGCGACCCGGCCGTTCTGCTGTCAGCCGCCGTCGCCGCCGTGGACTCGTCCCGGCACCGCACGCCACCCGCCGCAACCACGAAAGACTCATGA
- a CDS encoding amidohydrolase family protein — protein MSASTQPTAATLITNIGELSTQDQSRGADGSVLRDAAVVFEGDRISWIGAASAAPAADVVVDAGGRAGLPGWVDSHTHLVFAGDRGAEFEARIAGEAYAAGGIAVTTGATRDASDYELTRLLLARVAEAAAGGTTYLETKTGYGLGVEEERRHARIASTVANQVTYLGAHLVPAGADAEEYTDLVCTGMLEAVLPYVQWADVFCEVGAFTEDQSRRVLQACRDAGLGLRVHGNQLGHGAGVRLAVEFGAASVDHVNYLTDEDIDALAGTWAQWNGVGLGAPGVPGTVATCLPACDLSTRAPLAPARQLLDAGVQVALASNCNPGTSYTSSMNFCVATAVLQMGLTVQEALRAATFGGALALRMHTGKDRDGQRAVGSLAVGHRADLQLLNAPSAAHLAYRPGMPLTGAVWRAGQQVR, from the coding sequence ATGAGCGCATCCACCCAGCCCACGGCAGCAACACTGATCACCAACATCGGCGAGCTCTCCACCCAGGACCAGTCCCGAGGAGCGGACGGTTCCGTGCTGCGGGATGCCGCCGTGGTGTTTGAGGGAGACCGGATCAGCTGGATCGGTGCGGCCTCGGCGGCGCCGGCCGCTGATGTGGTGGTCGACGCCGGCGGACGGGCGGGGTTGCCGGGATGGGTGGACTCCCACACGCACCTGGTTTTTGCAGGGGACCGCGGCGCGGAGTTCGAGGCGCGCATTGCGGGAGAGGCCTACGCCGCCGGCGGCATCGCCGTCACCACCGGCGCCACCCGGGACGCCTCGGATTACGAGCTGACCAGGCTGCTGCTGGCACGCGTTGCCGAGGCCGCAGCCGGCGGCACTACATATTTGGAAACCAAGACCGGCTACGGGCTGGGTGTGGAGGAAGAGCGGCGGCACGCCCGGATTGCGTCCACGGTTGCGAACCAGGTGACCTACCTGGGCGCGCATCTGGTTCCGGCCGGCGCTGATGCAGAGGAATACACGGACCTGGTCTGCACCGGCATGCTTGAAGCCGTGCTGCCGTATGTGCAGTGGGCCGACGTCTTTTGCGAGGTGGGCGCCTTTACCGAGGACCAGTCCCGCCGGGTGCTGCAGGCCTGCCGCGACGCCGGCCTGGGGCTGCGGGTGCACGGCAACCAGCTGGGCCACGGTGCCGGGGTGCGCCTGGCCGTCGAGTTCGGGGCGGCAAGCGTGGATCACGTGAATTACCTGACGGACGAGGACATCGATGCCCTTGCCGGGACGTGGGCACAATGGAACGGCGTTGGGCTTGGTGCTCCCGGTGTCCCCGGAACGGTGGCCACCTGCCTGCCCGCGTGCGACCTGTCCACCCGTGCACCACTGGCTCCGGCACGGCAGCTGCTGGATGCCGGCGTGCAGGTGGCACTCGCCTCCAACTGCAATCCGGGCACTTCCTACACCAGCTCGATGAACTTCTGCGTGGCCACGGCCGTGCTGCAAATGGGCCTCACCGTTCAGGAAGCGCTCCGGGCCGCCACCTTCGGCGGAGCCCTGGCCCTTCGGATGCACACCGGGAAAGACCGGGACGGGCAGCGGGCGGTGGGGTCGCTCGCCGTCGGGCACCGTGCGGACTTGCAGCTGCTGAACGCGCCCTCCGCAGCTCACCTGGCCTACCGGCCCGGCATGCCGCTCACGGGAGCGGTGTGGCGGGCCGGGCAGCAGGTGCGCTGA
- a CDS encoding CPBP family intramembrane glutamic endopeptidase codes for MDTMRAASPSAPAGSLDPRARRMLVFEILIVLGLSLGRSGVYAVVELIEKATEAPLGGQTTTLNPVLDEQPWFDLVYQLLGIFFSLVPVALVLFLLTEPGKSAFRRIGFTFEKPLRDFLLGVGLAAVICVGTLGVYAAGRALGITTALVPAALDTYWWTLPVLILSAVRHAVLEEVVVVGYLFTRLRQLGWGAPAIILTSALIRGSYHLYQGIGPGIGNFLMGLLFGAVYVKTRRVMPLVIAHALVDITGFVGFALFGPAIGIGN; via the coding sequence ATGGACACCATGCGTGCTGCCTCCCCTTCCGCCCCGGCCGGTTCACTGGATCCCCGGGCCCGGCGGATGCTGGTCTTCGAAATCCTGATTGTGCTCGGACTGTCCCTGGGCAGGTCCGGGGTTTACGCCGTCGTCGAGCTGATCGAAAAGGCGACTGAAGCGCCCCTGGGCGGGCAGACCACCACCTTGAATCCGGTGCTGGACGAGCAGCCCTGGTTCGACCTGGTGTACCAGCTGCTGGGGATCTTCTTCTCCCTGGTTCCGGTGGCGCTGGTGCTCTTCCTGCTGACCGAACCCGGTAAGTCGGCTTTCCGCCGGATCGGGTTCACCTTCGAGAAGCCGCTGCGCGATTTCCTGCTGGGGGTGGGGCTGGCGGCAGTGATCTGCGTCGGAACCCTGGGCGTGTATGCGGCCGGCCGGGCGCTGGGGATCACCACCGCGCTGGTTCCCGCTGCGCTGGACACTTACTGGTGGACGCTGCCGGTGCTCATCCTCTCCGCCGTGCGGCACGCGGTGCTCGAAGAGGTGGTTGTGGTGGGCTACCTGTTCACCCGGCTGCGGCAGCTGGGCTGGGGTGCCCCGGCGATCATCCTCACCAGCGCCCTGATCCGCGGCAGCTACCACCTGTACCAGGGCATCGGCCCCGGGATAGGCAATTTCCTGATGGGCCTGCTCTTCGGTGCGGTCTACGTCAAAACCCGGCGCGTGATGCCGCTGGTCATTGCCCACGCACTGGTGGACATCACGGGCTTTGTCGGGTTTGCGCTGTTCGGCCCGGCCATCGGCATCGGAAACTGA